In bacterium, a single genomic region encodes these proteins:
- a CDS encoding right-handed parallel beta-helix repeat-containing protein, with amino-acid sequence MMRTGATLCCLTPRLLLACLLLVFVTPMHAVEGRVPIFEPVTLTNPTGQYILTRNISATTPGSVLTLTGSGQESVDLDLNGFTVTGSGGGAVIYASGLKSLTIRNGTINGSTASDAVTTFVDLLIIEDTTVEAVAQGIVANDVVQFVARRNTIRDVAFTAIAFQGTPGETAVGTVEDNVIEDTGYIAIFASNDITAVTISGNKLRNTGASTFGSIQTQASGPVEIVGNTVEDAVGVGISVFAEGCIIENNVVEGSAEQGIAVTSFTDRASCIVRSNVVSASGDEGLFLWADAVLVQENVLNANGDYGLAFFGADNCGYLNNTIVGNVAGCINDLGVGNIALGPNHCF; translated from the coding sequence ATGATGCGCACCGGCGCGACGCTCTGCTGCCTGACGCCCCGGCTGCTGCTGGCCTGCTTGTTGCTGGTCTTCGTGACGCCGATGCACGCGGTCGAGGGACGCGTCCCGATCTTCGAGCCGGTCACGTTGACCAACCCCACGGGCCAGTACATCCTCACGCGGAACATCAGCGCGACGACTCCGGGCAGCGTCCTCACCCTGACCGGCAGCGGGCAAGAGTCGGTCGACCTGGACCTGAACGGCTTCACGGTCACGGGATCCGGTGGGGGCGCCGTGATCTACGCCAGCGGACTGAAGAGCCTCACCATCCGCAACGGAACGATCAACGGCAGCACGGCCAGCGACGCCGTCACGACGTTCGTGGACCTGCTCATCATCGAGGACACGACCGTCGAGGCCGTAGCGCAGGGCATCGTGGCCAATGACGTGGTCCAGTTCGTGGCCCGCCGCAATACGATCCGCGATGTCGCCTTCACGGCCATCGCGTTCCAGGGCACGCCGGGTGAGACCGCGGTGGGTACCGTCGAGGACAACGTCATCGAGGACACCGGCTACATCGCCATCTTCGCCAGCAACGACATCACCGCGGTGACGATCAGCGGCAACAAGCTGCGCAACACCGGAGCCTCGACCTTCGGCTCGATCCAGACGCAGGCGTCGGGGCCGGTCGAGATCGTGGGCAACACCGTCGAGGATGCGGTGGGAGTGGGCATCTCCGTGTTCGCCGAGGGCTGCATCATAGAGAACAACGTCGTCGAGGGCTCAGCCGAGCAGGGGATCGCCGTCACCAGCTTCACGGATCGCGCGAGCTGCATCGTTCGCAGCAATGTCGTGTCGGCCAGCGGGGACGAGGGGTTGTTCTTGTGGGCCGACGCCGTTCTCGTCCAGGAGAACGTCCTGAACGCCAACGGAGACTACGGCCTGGCGTTCTTCGGCGCGGACAACTGCGGCTATCTGAACAACACCATCGTGGGCAACGTGGCCGGTTGTATCAACGACCTGGGCGTGGGCAACATCGCCCTCGGCCCCAACCACTGCTTCTAG
- a CDS encoding right-handed parallel beta-helix repeat-containing protein: MFRPFAAVMLLALSCLAAWGAEGRRPIFEAEQTIAVSGSYYLTRNLETALDVSVLAFVGTGQEVVDLDLNGFTVSSSGAGSMPTIAVSNLKSFQIRDGGIAGTGTQDGVDVTDVGLVVIEDIRFENPDFGVELNQVTQFQIRRNVIESPVRFGIVASGTPAATSVGTIEDNLIRDIGPPPSPQVVGGVFVTNDIKGVTVHGNRIVDSTGRGIQVQTVGPAEVTKNLVENVELGIVLVANGCSVTDNVVEGATQEGLSIQSVYRVQASCTIARNVSSGNGSDGLRLWDAGSRVDGNVFNNNGGYGIWFIGDHNGYKNNTIVGNALACILDSGTGNVALGPNLLSGTGCP; encoded by the coding sequence ATGTTCCGACCGTTCGCAGCAGTCATGTTGCTGGCTCTGTCGTGCCTCGCGGCATGGGGCGCGGAGGGGCGGCGGCCGATCTTCGAGGCCGAGCAGACGATCGCCGTATCGGGCAGCTACTACCTGACGCGGAATCTCGAGACCGCCCTCGACGTGTCGGTCCTCGCCTTCGTCGGCACCGGCCAGGAGGTGGTCGACCTCGATCTCAACGGCTTCACGGTCAGCAGCAGCGGGGCGGGCTCGATGCCGACCATCGCGGTCAGCAACCTGAAGAGCTTCCAGATCCGCGACGGCGGCATCGCCGGGACCGGCACGCAGGACGGAGTGGACGTCACGGACGTCGGGCTGGTCGTCATCGAGGACATCCGGTTCGAGAATCCGGACTTCGGCGTCGAGCTGAACCAGGTGACCCAGTTCCAGATCCGGCGCAACGTGATCGAAAGCCCGGTTCGTTTCGGCATCGTTGCATCCGGAACTCCGGCGGCGACGTCGGTCGGCACCATCGAGGACAACCTCATCCGCGACATCGGTCCGCCCCCGTCACCCCAGGTCGTGGGCGGCGTGTTCGTGACCAACGACATCAAGGGCGTCACCGTTCACGGCAACCGCATCGTCGACTCGACGGGCCGGGGCATCCAGGTTCAAACCGTCGGGCCGGCCGAGGTTACGAAGAACCTCGTCGAGAACGTCGAGCTCGGCATCGTGCTGGTGGCCAACGGATGTAGCGTCACGGACAACGTCGTCGAGGGTGCCACCCAGGAGGGGCTGTCGATCCAGTCGGTCTACCGCGTCCAGGCCAGCTGCACGATCGCGCGCAACGTCTCCAGCGGCAACGGCAGCGACGGCCTGCGGCTGTGGGACGCCGGATCGAGAGTGGACGGCAACGTCTTCAACAACAACGGGGGCTACGGGATCTGGTTCATCGGTGACCACAACGGCTACAAGAACAACACGATCGTCGGCAACGCTCTCGCCTGCATCCTGGACAGCGGAACGGGCAACGTCGCGCTGGGCCCCAACCTGCTGTCCGGGACGGGGTGTCCCTGA
- a CDS encoding right-handed parallel beta-helix repeat-containing protein: MRRLLLLIAAALLTSALPSTAEEGRIPIFDSGSLDGSAGPISGRYVVTRDIVDTTEGNVIFIDGTGSENVDIDLNGFSLTGTFSPAAGDYPVIIGQNLGSLVVRDGSLIGDSTRSGFACINCKVVKVEDISVKDVNYGVALIEPVSFGVRRCVTDNTNLSGIYVSGNAATTTSGTIEDNLVENAFETGILVQTEINGVTVRRNRVRNAGLADGAETDGIRVATTGPAEITRNTVTEVLGWGIDAQVESCSITGNIIEEAGYDGILVAPLFAVGAATNCRISGNVMVSNDFYGLRIDGDGNQIDNNVMNNNAVYGIFFNSGADNNSYQGNIVVDNGTQCILDLGTGNTALAANVLAGSPAGCP, translated from the coding sequence ATGCGACGCCTCCTCCTCCTCATCGCCGCCGCCCTCCTGACGAGTGCGCTACCTTCGACCGCCGAAGAAGGACGCATCCCGATCTTCGACTCGGGCTCGCTCGACGGATCGGCCGGGCCGATCAGCGGGCGCTACGTCGTCACGCGGGACATCGTCGACACGACCGAAGGCAACGTGATCTTCATCGACGGGACCGGCTCCGAGAACGTCGACATCGACCTCAACGGCTTCTCGCTGACCGGGACGTTCAGCCCGGCCGCGGGCGACTACCCGGTGATCATCGGCCAGAATCTGGGCTCGCTCGTCGTACGCGACGGCTCCCTGATCGGCGATTCGACCCGCTCGGGCTTCGCCTGCATCAACTGCAAGGTGGTGAAGGTCGAGGACATCTCGGTCAAGGACGTCAACTACGGTGTGGCGCTGATCGAACCCGTCAGCTTCGGCGTGCGGCGCTGCGTGACCGACAACACGAACCTCTCGGGCATCTACGTCTCCGGCAACGCGGCCACGACCACCAGCGGAACGATCGAGGACAACCTGGTCGAGAACGCGTTCGAGACCGGCATCCTGGTCCAGACCGAGATCAACGGCGTGACGGTCCGGCGCAATCGCGTGCGCAACGCCGGACTGGCCGACGGAGCGGAGACGGACGGCATCCGTGTCGCCACGACCGGACCGGCGGAGATCACGCGCAACACCGTCACCGAGGTGCTCGGTTGGGGTATCGATGCCCAGGTTGAAAGCTGCTCGATCACGGGCAACATCATCGAAGAGGCCGGGTACGACGGGATCCTCGTGGCTCCGCTGTTCGCAGTTGGCGCGGCCACGAACTGCCGTATCTCGGGCAACGTCATGGTCAGCAACGACTTCTACGGATTGCGCATCGACGGCGACGGCAACCAGATCGACAACAACGTGATGAACAACAACGCGGTCTACGGCATCTTCTTCAACAGCGGCGCCGACAACAACAGCTACCAGGGCAACATCGTCGTGGACAACGGGACGCAGTGCATCCTCGACCTCGGGACGGGCAACACGGCGCTGGCAGCCAACGTGCTGGCCGGATCGCCCGCGGGATGCCCGTGA
- a CDS encoding ATP-binding protein has protein sequence MNTAEYRMFQKALVEEFSLVEFDRFLKSRLNLSRENLAIGDDKQDIVFKVAEKAIRDGWETKFLFHAQQIRPKNVVFKTLLNRSGSPEEAKRWPDWYAPPPTFFGSCFIGDGDLFIDRDEIRQRIETILSADEDGERITLIDGPPSTGKTYVVEYIEFVRDHRGGFKLGLVDFESWIPNQVTPEGVMNELVTQAESETGSFDEFAQDARQGIKISELFLDYLHEDEKSWIVIFDHLTKTNVAQGTKDFVRELILQNQERESTNVHIVVLGAPDYLNPTDPIQLPKGVQVTELEEYFTALYTGHGGELTADGLQFLVNRTKNELGGSLDRSIADVAKAVWSACEVVFS, from the coding sequence ATGAACACCGCTGAGTACAGGATGTTCCAGAAGGCGCTCGTCGAGGAGTTCTCGCTCGTCGAGTTCGATCGCTTTCTGAAAAGCCGACTCAACCTGAGCCGCGAGAATCTCGCCATCGGCGACGACAAGCAGGACATCGTGTTCAAGGTCGCCGAGAAGGCGATCCGTGATGGCTGGGAGACGAAATTCCTCTTTCACGCCCAGCAAATCCGGCCGAAGAACGTCGTCTTCAAGACGCTGCTGAATCGATCGGGCTCGCCCGAGGAGGCGAAGCGGTGGCCCGACTGGTACGCGCCTCCGCCGACCTTCTTCGGAAGCTGCTTCATCGGTGACGGCGATCTGTTCATCGATCGTGACGAGATCCGGCAGCGGATCGAGACCATCCTCAGCGCGGACGAGGACGGCGAGCGAATCACGCTGATCGACGGCCCCCCCAGCACCGGCAAGACCTACGTGGTTGAGTACATCGAGTTCGTCCGGGACCACCGCGGCGGGTTCAAGCTCGGGCTCGTCGATTTCGAGAGCTGGATCCCGAACCAGGTCACCCCCGAGGGCGTCATGAACGAGCTGGTCACGCAGGCCGAATCGGAAACGGGATCCTTCGACGAGTTCGCCCAGGACGCGCGCCAGGGCATCAAGATCTCGGAGCTCTTCCTCGACTACCTGCACGAGGACGAGAAATCGTGGATCGTCATCTTCGACCACCTGACCAAGACCAACGTGGCACAGGGCACCAAGGACTTCGTCAGAGAGCTGATCTTGCAGAATCAGGAGAGGGAGAGCACGAACGTCCACATCGTCGTTCTAGGCGCGCCGGACTATCTCAATCCCACCGATCCGATCCAGCTGCCCAAGGGGGTGCAGGTCACCGAGCTCGAGGAGTACTTCACCGCCCTGTACACGGGACACGGCGGCGAGCTGACGGCGGACGGGCTTCAGTTCCTCGTGAACCGGACGAAGAACGAGCTCGGCGGATCGTTGGATCGATCGATCGCCGACGTCGCGAAGGCGGTGTGGTCCGCCTGCGAAGTGGTGTTCTCATGA
- a CDS encoding trypsin-like peptidase domain-containing protein translates to MSELSGSQFKQLQGALVHAFSISELKRFVRFELDETLENIAVGNREQIAFELVNWADREGKLQALINALPSARRNNPKVRAFLARFDASPQKDVSHQELQKMVSPYDIQPSRKWRNTMEAHERRVCRIEIDGEPRGTGFLVASDIIMTCQHVVAVVETGTVKPAKVVCRFDYRLQVDEPVPESGRTSILGDGWLIESSPPDPIDEKPLPKEYEPDTAHLDYALLRLADRVGDDALGTGARGFVPLSAEVPELEIDGAVGILQHPKGSTLGYAHSSPSITEVNEEETRVRHRTNTKSGSSGSPCFDFDWNLIALHHSGDPETIKPSFNEGIPIKTIRDNLAPQGKQALNW, encoded by the coding sequence ATGTCAGAGTTGAGCGGTTCGCAATTCAAGCAACTTCAAGGTGCCCTGGTCCATGCATTCTCGATCTCCGAGCTCAAGCGCTTTGTCCGTTTCGAGCTCGACGAGACGCTCGAGAACATCGCCGTCGGCAACCGCGAGCAGATCGCCTTCGAGCTCGTCAACTGGGCCGACCGCGAGGGGAAGCTTCAGGCGCTCATCAATGCGCTCCCGTCGGCAAGACGGAACAACCCGAAGGTGCGTGCCTTCCTCGCGCGCTTCGACGCGTCGCCCCAGAAGGACGTCAGCCATCAAGAGCTGCAGAAGATGGTCTCGCCGTACGACATCCAACCGTCGCGCAAGTGGCGCAACACGATGGAGGCGCACGAGCGGAGGGTCTGCCGCATCGAGATCGACGGAGAACCCCGCGGTACGGGCTTCCTCGTCGCTTCGGACATCATCATGACCTGCCAGCACGTCGTCGCCGTCGTCGAAACCGGCACCGTCAAGCCTGCCAAGGTCGTCTGCCGCTTCGACTACAGGCTCCAGGTCGACGAGCCGGTCCCGGAGAGTGGGAGGACATCGATCCTCGGCGACGGGTGGCTGATCGAATCGAGTCCTCCGGACCCCATCGACGAGAAGCCCCTGCCCAAGGAGTACGAACCCGATACCGCCCACCTCGACTACGCGCTGCTGCGCCTCGCAGACAGGGTGGGTGACGACGCGCTGGGCACCGGGGCCCGCGGGTTCGTCCCCCTGTCTGCGGAGGTCCCCGAGCTCGAGATCGACGGTGCCGTCGGAATCCTTCAGCACCCGAAGGGAAGCACGCTCGGTTACGCCCACTCTTCCCCCTCGATCACGGAGGTCAACGAGGAGGAGACTCGCGTGCGCCACAGGACGAACACGAAGTCCGGATCCTCCGGATCGCCGTGCTTCGACTTCGACTGGAACCTGATCGCGCTGCACCACAGCGGCGACCCGGAAACGATCAAGCCCAGCTTCAACGAGGGGATCCCGATCAAGACGATTCGGGACAACCTCGCGCCGCAAGGCAAACAGGCACTCAACTGGTAG